The nucleotide sequence CAGATTACCGCCGGTAACTATGGCGGTAAACTGGGGAAACATCATTTCCATCTCAAAGACCTGATTGACCGCCCGTAGACGTTACTCTTCTTCCCGAAAACTTTCGGAAATCAGCATCTCCTGCTCAAACTGATGACTGCGTCCTGAACCGGTTGCCGGACTGGCACTTGCCGGACGATAAACGCCTTTCAATGGATGGCGACCAAACAGATTGCCTTTGAAGCGACAATACATGAACCGCCAGGCCCCCATGTTTTCCGGTTCTTCCTGGACCCAGTACACTGGAGTCCCTTCCGGATACGGAGCCAGCGCCTGTTTCAGTTCCTCTTTGGGAACCGGGTAAAGCTGTTCCATCCGGATAATGGCCACATCGTCCCGTTCAGCCTGTTTACGGTGCTCACTCAAATCGTAGTAGATTTTACCGGTACACAGCAGAACCCGTTTGACCTTTTTCGGGTTCAGGTCTGTGGTGTCGCCGATCACTTTGATGAATGACCCTGAACTCATCGACTTGAAGCTGGAAACCGCGTCACGATGCCGAAGCAGACTCTTGGGAGTCATCACAATTAAGGGCTTCCGCCATTTGCGGATCATCTGACGACGCAGCAGATGGAAAAACTGATCCGGCGTCGTAGGCATCGCGATCTGGATATTACTTTCCGCCGCCAGTTGCAGAAAACGCTCGAAGCGGGCACTGGAGTGTTCCGGCCCCTGACCTTCAAATCCGTGAGGCAACAGCATCACCATGCCGCTGTAACGCTGCCATTTATCTTCCGCGCTCACAATAAACTGATCGATAATCACCTGGGCCGCGTTACAGAAATCACCAAACTGCGCTTCCCAGATAATCAGACCATCAGGACAGTCCAGACTGTAACCATAATCAAAGCCGAGAACGCCTGCTTCAGAAAGCGGGCTGTTCACAAACTCGACCGGCCCCTGTCCTTCGACCAGGTGTTTCAGGGGAGTAAATTTTTTACCGTTTTTAACATCATGCAGCACGGCATGACGATGACTGAATGTGCCCCGCTGTGCATCCTGACCGCTGACCCGGATGCGATAGCCTTCTGTCAGCAGGGAGGCAAATGCCAGGGCCTCAGCCGTTCCCCAGTCGATCTTCCGCTCCCCCTCTGCCATCTCCTTACGGATATTCAGCAGTCGCTGGATCTTCTTGTGAGGCGTAAAGTTATCGGGGACCTCTGTCTGCTTCAGCAACAGGTTCACCAGGCTCTTCTCGGGAATTCCGGTATCAATCTGGTCTGCCGGTAACTCGCGACCGCCCCGGTATCCAGCCCAGATGCCTGCCGGCAGTTCCACCGTATGCGGATAATTCTCGACCCGGGCCGCTGACAGTTCGGACTCCAGGTGAGAAACACTTTCATCCTGCAGCCGGTCTCCGTCTTCTTTGGTCACAGACTTCCGTTCCAGCATGCGCTGCAGAAAACTGTCTCGCACTGAAGGACGCTTATTGATGATGTCGTACATCAGGGGCTGCGTGAATGCCGGCTCATCCCCTTCATTGTGTCCCCGGCGACGATAGCAATACATGTCGATCACGACATCGCGGTGGAATTCTTTGCGGAAATCCATCGCCAGCCGGACCACCTGGGCAACCGCTTCCGGATCTTCGCCATTCACATGAAATATGGGAATCTGCAACATCTTTGCCACGTCTGTCGCGTAGGTGGAAGAACGGCTCTGTGCCGGATCCGTTGTGAAACCAATCTGGTTATTCACGACAACATGAATGGTACCACCGGTTCGATAGCCCCGCAGCTCACTCAGGTTCAGGCTCTCCTGGACAACCCCTTCCCCGGCAAAAGCAGCATCACCGTGAATCAGCAGGACCATCCCCTTGGTTCGATCAATATTGGACCAGCGATCCTGCTTGGCACGCATCCGGCCCATCGCGACCGGGTTTACGAATTCCAGGTGGCTCGGGTTGAAACAGAGCGTCAGGTGCACGTTGTGCCCGGATTCGGTCATCCAGTCGGAACTGTATCCCAGGTGATATTTCACATCGCCTCGGCCCACACTCATTTCGGGGACAGAGTCTTCGTATTCGCGGAAAATTTCGCGTGGTTTTTTCCCCATGATGTTGGTCAGAACATTCAGGCGGCCCCGGTGTGCCATTCCGAACACAATTTCATCTACGCCCTGCTCACCCGCTTTTTCAATCGCCAGATCCAGCAGCGGAATCAGGCTCTCGGCCCCTTCCAGCGAGAAACTTTTCAGGCCGACATATTTTTTCTGGATGAACTCTTCAAACACAACGGCATCAGTCAACCGGCGCAGAATCCGCAACGATTCGGGACGCTCGAACTTCAGGAAGTTCGCGGTACTTTCCATCCGGTTCTGCAGCCACTTCCGCACACGCAGACTGTCGATGTGCATAAACTGCGCACCAATCGATCGGCAGTAAGTATTTCTTAACCACTGAATCATCTCGCGCAGGGTGCGCTGCTTCGGACCACCAAATGTCGACGTCGAAAAGACGCGATCGTAATCCCGTTCAGAGAAATCATAGAACTCAGGCATCAACTCGGGAGGCGTGGCCCGTTTCTTTCCCAAGGGATCCAGTGAAGCCAGAATGTGACCACGCACACGGTAATTACGAATCAACTGGTCCAGGCGCTCCTGACGATCGGCGATTTTCATCGTCTGGCGGTCCATACCCTCCCGTTCCTGTCTGCCAGGAGGGTTGAACATGGTATGGCGTTTGAAGGAGGGCCCGAAATTCGGTTTGCGGCTCCGGGTCATCTTCTGCGGGAACTTCGAGAAATAGTCACGCCATTCCTGGGAGACAGAGCTCGGCGACTCCAGATAGCTCGTGTACAGCGACTCCACGAAGGTTAACGATTCCGAGCTTAAATCGTTGACTATTTCTTCTGGAAGTTGATTGTCAGAGTGCCCATTGCCTTCAGAGTAATACGAAGCTGAATCTGGTTTATCAAGCATTTTGCCCTCTCCGGGCTTAATTATGAATCCGGACAGGGCAGGCACAGTGTCAACTCGACACGCAGGGAGAATGCTCTGTCGCGAATACAGGTTTAAAACATGTTTCTTTTACATTACCGTATTAGATCAGAGATTTAAAGCTCTGTACTCTAGCAGACTTGCGCTGTCCGAAAGAAAGTTACCAAAGTCGATTTCACTTTCCTACTCAACCGCTGCCATACTTTTATCCAAATCTTCAGGAAAAACCGGAAAATCGGGATTCAACCCTCTGACAGACCATTACATGCATTATTCGACCATTCCCTTCCCGACAACAGCAAAAAAAAACCGGCTCCGATGTCCAGGACATCGGGCCGGCGGGTAGGCTTGATCTTTCGTGATTGTAACCTGCAATCGTTTCCCATGGCAACGGGAATCAAGACAATCACTGCATTCAGACCAGTGGAATGTCATTTTGAAATATCGGGTTGAATAGATATCGCAGGCTGCGACTACGGAGCACCTGAACAATCCCCCCAACCCTCAATTTCCAGCTCGACAAAGCACTATGTCTGCTGACGAACAACTCGTTTACGGATATCTGTTTCCAGAACACCAAAGGCCTGCTCATGACGCTGTAAAGCCATTGAGAGAGCGCTCAAGAGACGCTTGGCGGTGTAATGATTCAGAATGATCCGCTGACCAACACTGATCTCTGTGTTTGCTGGATCCAGTGGCTGAGGATTCAGACCCAGGTCCAGAATCAATTCTTCTGGAGTACTGGATACGCGACAGAAGTTGGCGTAGCTGGCAGTCACATTGTCGTCATTCACTTTGACCTGTTGCTGCTGTGCTGGAGCCTGTGCTGCTTCTGCTGCAGGTTCTGTTGTCTCTTCAGCTGGTTTGTCATCTTTCTTAGCACTCACGCTTTTTTTCTCCTCAATGTGATACAAAAATCATAAGAAGTAACTGGTTCCAGAAATATGGGACCTGAACTGATTTGAAATGAACCTCACCACTCAACTTCGGCAGTTCACCCCGAAATAACTTGACTGATTTGCCCTGACTGATCTCAAGACACCTGAAACATACCATCGCTGTGTTCAGCATTCAAGAACAGAAAGCAAAGTCTTTAAAAGTCTTGAAACACAGCCTGTAAGCGTTTACGAAAATGAGTGCATGTTGACTAAACGCAACCTGATAACCCATCTCCCCTACAGCTTCCAGACCCTGATGTATCAAGAAAAAAGGCCCTGATGCCAGCACTCGCATACACACCAGGGCCTGAAAGTCACGCAGATTGTTTAAAGTATAGGACCTGCCCAGTCTGAGAAGACATCGTCGAAGTCAGCATCGATTTCTTCACTCAGCCCCGCCAGATCCAGGTCACCGGATTCCAGATCAACCAGATCCGAAAGGTCGATCTTTTCGCCAGCAACAATCGAGAGACCATTGAATCGCAGATCATTGCTCAGCTCTTCGCTCAGACCTTCCAGTACGGTCAGATCGAGATCGCTCTGATCCAGCCCCTGGCTCTGAAGCAGGTTGTTGATGACCTGATTCCATGCATGCTGAACCGGCTCATCGCCTGCCTGCAGACTGCTGGTCACGTCGAACACAACCGGAGACAGGTCGTCCAGAGGCGCGATCACGGTCACCAGCGAATTCTCATTCTCGGTTACCGGGGTCACAGATGGTTCCGCCACCAGTGGCAGATTCGCCATCAGCGGAGCATTCACACCCACCAGGATTTCAAAGCTGCCGGAAGCAGCAGCTTCGTGAGCAGACTGCAGAATCAGGGCATCCAGAATCGAAGGCAGTTTGCGAACACCCGGATCCAGTGTGGCATTCATCACATCCCCGGCATGCACCGTATCATCCAGGTGCAGACCATCGTCGGTCAGCGTTGCTTCAAAGCCACTCCCTACAAAGGTCAGAGTTTCACCTACGCCCGCTTGCACAAAGCTTTCAAACGGAGCATATGTTTTTGTAAAACCGAGAACGTGGCCAATTTCGTGTAACAGTACCGTTAACAGGTCGTAATGGCCGGCGGCATCGGAATTGGCATCAGCCGTGTATGCCACGCCCCCTTCGAGTTCAGAAGAACTGAAGACAGTGGAATCCAGCCCCGAATACCAGCCCAGGCCGGCGGCATCATCATCCAGAGTCACAATCCCGGAGACAGGTCGTCCTTCAGAGTCGACACCGGTAATCTGACCTTCACCCAGTTGAGTTCCCCCCAGGTTGGTAATCACCAGTTGGATATCCGGTGCTTCTTCCAGTCCCAACGCATCCTGCCAGATCGCCAGAGCTTCGTCCATCACCTGATCGACTGAAGAATCTCCGGTGATATCGGTGGTTTTACCATACCAGCGTTGCAGGAAGTTGGATGGATAAACCACATCTTTATCCCCCCCTTTGTGAACGCCGTAATTGGATGCGAAGAAATTCAAATCCTTATAGTTTACCGTACCACTCTTATCAGCATCCAATGCCCAGACATAAGGAGAATTGGTATCGAGTACATTCTCACCATACACGGAAGCCAGGATAATCAGATCGCGATAGTTGATGGTATCATCGTCGTTCACATCATAGGCAATCGCCCACAGGTCCGTATCAGGTGCATCGCCGATGACCAGAGATGTCTCGGTATCATTGAACAGACTGACGCTGACATTGCTCAGTGACAGCCCCAGTGCATGCGGTCCAATGAATTTGTCTTCAAAGTCAATGGAGACATCATCCTGGGCCAGAGATTCAAACTTCACCCGTGCCAGCAGAGCCTTTTTACCATAACCGGTTTTATCACCATTGGCGATACCACTCAGTCCGGTCACAACACCTGTCGCATCATCAATCACCGCTTCGCCGGTGGCGGCAAAGGCACTGCCAAACTCAATCGCTGTTGCGGTGAAGAAACTGGTGTTGTAATTCAAGTCGGCCACCGCCGCAGTAATACTTCTGGCATCGGCTGTCTCGACATAAACTTCTACCCAGAACGAACTCCACTCGTCAATCCAGGTATCACTGGCAGGCAGTGCGAGTGTATGTCCGTTTGACCCCAGCTCTGTCTGATTGCGGACCACAACCAGATCAACGGCCGTCCCGTCTTCCAGCGGAGCATCAACCACAATGGACTGAGTTCCATGCAACGGAGCTCCGCCGTTTTCAACGGTAATCGTCAGGTCATAAGAACCGGTGTCAGATGGATCAGCAGAGCCCGACCCCACACCAGTCGTCGCGTCATAATCATAGTTTGCAAAAGCAGTCAGACCGATGTAATAAGTGCCAGCGGTCGTGGCTGTAAACGAGAAATAAGAATCCAGGGAACCACTGTTGAAGATAAATTCGTTCGGCACATCATCGGAATCATCAACAACACCATCGATGTCCCCTGCAGGATTGCCGAATTGATCTACCAGATCGGTCAAGATGGGGGTACCCGTTGCATCAAACAATCGCAGCATACTGTCCAGGCCGGACTTGAACATGTCAGCATCCACGTCAACGGTGACTGTGTCTCCGACATTCAGTTGAACCTCAAACATGTCCACATCCTGATTAGGATCGCCCAGCGAACCGTTATTGCCGATGATCCCCTGGTAAACCTTGGTCCCGGGAGTCCCGGAAGTTAATTCCGTATCTACGGCCGTCGTGATCGTATCACCGGCTTCATCGGTATCATTCTGGTTCACATCGAATCGGGCAGTCGCTGTACCAACCAGATTCAACACGATGTCGTAGCCATCCTCAGTCGTAAACTCCACACGGCGACTGATTGGAATCAGCAGTTCAAAGACACCTGTGGATACTTCTGTCAGTTTCGCCTGACTCCAAGATGCCAGTCCTCCAGGGACTCCATCTAACGGAGTAAAGAACGACATCGTTTCATCAAACGTCGACTCGGAATTAGAGTCGACCACGGTATCATCAAGTCCAGCGGCTAATGTATTTTTTAATGCAATAAGGGAGTCCAGTTGCCCGTTTTCCAGGACCCAGTCTTCCGAGATATCAAAGTTGCCGGAACCATCAATCGCCTGCTGACTGGAGAGCACCTGGGCCACTGCATCGCGAATCGCCAGACTCAGTTCACCAGAATAGGGTCCGAACACATTGGGGATCAACTGATCACCGACCAGGCCGAAGTCGGCCAGATCCAGA is from Gimesia maris and encodes:
- a CDS encoding 2-oxoglutarate dehydrogenase E1 component, whose protein sequence is MLDKPDSASYYSEGNGHSDNQLPEEIVNDLSSESLTFVESLYTSYLESPSSVSQEWRDYFSKFPQKMTRSRKPNFGPSFKRHTMFNPPGRQEREGMDRQTMKIADRQERLDQLIRNYRVRGHILASLDPLGKKRATPPELMPEFYDFSERDYDRVFSTSTFGGPKQRTLREMIQWLRNTYCRSIGAQFMHIDSLRVRKWLQNRMESTANFLKFERPESLRILRRLTDAVVFEEFIQKKYVGLKSFSLEGAESLIPLLDLAIEKAGEQGVDEIVFGMAHRGRLNVLTNIMGKKPREIFREYEDSVPEMSVGRGDVKYHLGYSSDWMTESGHNVHLTLCFNPSHLEFVNPVAMGRMRAKQDRWSNIDRTKGMVLLIHGDAAFAGEGVVQESLNLSELRGYRTGGTIHVVVNNQIGFTTDPAQSRSSTYATDVAKMLQIPIFHVNGEDPEAVAQVVRLAMDFRKEFHRDVVIDMYCYRRRGHNEGDEPAFTQPLMYDIINKRPSVRDSFLQRMLERKSVTKEDGDRLQDESVSHLESELSAARVENYPHTVELPAGIWAGYRGGRELPADQIDTGIPEKSLVNLLLKQTEVPDNFTPHKKIQRLLNIRKEMAEGERKIDWGTAEALAFASLLTEGYRIRVSGQDAQRGTFSHRHAVLHDVKNGKKFTPLKHLVEGQGPVEFVNSPLSEAGVLGFDYGYSLDCPDGLIIWEAQFGDFCNAAQVIIDQFIVSAEDKWQRYSGMVMLLPHGFEGQGPEHSSARFERFLQLAAESNIQIAMPTTPDQFFHLLRRQMIRKWRKPLIVMTPKSLLRHRDAVSSFKSMSSGSFIKVIGDTTDLNPKKVKRVLLCTGKIYYDLSEHRKQAERDDVAIIRMEQLYPVPKEELKQALAPYPEGTPVYWVQEEPENMGAWRFMYCRFKGNLFGRHPLKGVYRPASASPATGSGRSHQFEQEMLISESFREEE
- a CDS encoding DUF3467 domain-containing protein, encoding MSAKKDDKPAEETTEPAAEAAQAPAQQQQVKVNDDNVTASYANFCRVSSTPEELILDLGLNPQPLDPANTEISVGQRIILNHYTAKRLLSALSMALQRHEQAFGVLETDIRKRVVRQQT